From the genome of Penaeus monodon isolate SGIC_2016 chromosome 16, NSTDA_Pmon_1, whole genome shotgun sequence, one region includes:
- the LOC119582493 gene encoding Krueppel homolog 2-like translates to MSQEGNGEPQQDQAQQEQSQSSPRGIDALKAHVLEHKVDTALWATRALTLLFCISYLIPIFGNPYSSYQKVLVSNAATSALRLHQRIPSVQLTREFFLQLLMEDSAHYLLYSIIFMYTASITMVLAPIFLFALLHFASYTLSLLDVVGQNNALGSRFLISLVEFQHRNILRAAAFVEIFLMPLCVVSLFLGRVSLITPFVYYRFLLLRYSSRRNPYTRNMFHELRMTAEYAVNKPGIPVFLRNAVNRAIVFISGFAPAVVAQ, encoded by the exons ATGTCACAGGAAGGAAATGGTGAACCGCAGCAGGATCAGGCGCAACAAGAACAGTCACAGTCCTCACCCAGGGGCATTGATGCTCTGAAGGCACACGTCCTTGAGCATAAGGTGGACACAGCGCTATGGGCCACCCGGGCACTCactcttttattctgtatatcGTACCTCATTCCTATTTTTGG TAACCCATACAGCAGTTACCAGAAAGTCCTTGTGAGCAATGCAGCGACCTCCGCCCTCCGCTTGCACCAGAGGATCCCATCTGTGCAGCTGACACGGGAATTCTTCCTCCAGCTGTTAATGGAGGACTCGGCCCACTATCTGTTGTACTCAATCATTTTCATGTACACAGCCTCAATCACCATGGTGCTGGCTCCAATATTCCTCTTTGCACTGCTGCATTTTGCCAGCTATACCCTGTCCTTGCTTGAT GTGGTTGGGCAGAACAATGCCTTGGGATCAAGATTCCTCATCTCCCTGGTCGAGTTCCAGCACAGAAATATCTTGCGAGCAGCTGCCTTTGTGGAAATCTTCCTCATGCCCTTGTGTGTGGTGTCACTTTTCCT tGGCAGAGTCAGCTTAATCACTCCATTCGTGTATTACCGATTCTTGCTTCTGAGATACTCCTCACGGCGGAACCCCTACACCCGTAACATGTTCCACGAGCTCCGTATGACAGCAGAGTACGCAGTGAACAAACCAGGCATACCAGTGTTCCTGCGAAATGCTGTAAACAGAGCTATTGTTTTCATCTCTGGGTTTGCTCCAGCTGTGGTTGCTCAGTAG